A window from Telopea speciosissima isolate NSW1024214 ecotype Mountain lineage chromosome 8, Tspe_v1, whole genome shotgun sequence encodes these proteins:
- the LOC122672435 gene encoding uncharacterized protein LOC122672435 — protein MFQKVWPNKNSIIDLYTWWKDKAESIALSNVWLAGFILVPFHIWQEQNLRHFEGQGNLSSTVMRLIKFDLRDASSFMHCKIRSFQDLRIAREIGVSFPNAQSNHIIEILWRKPENIWTKLNIDGCSLGNRGHSSAAGIFRNYQGHPTGSFSHYLGISTNFLAEFSAFFIGVQMARGKKIQFLWIECDVEVVVTSIKNGNTLWKFKQNWFGVVSDLQAITWKITHSYREVNTIADLLAKRIAFTQVSHFWVESPIFVHHEIEWDLQERSRFRFVHS, from the coding sequence ATGTTCCAAAAGGTGTGGCCGAACAAAAATTCGATTATAGATTTGTACACCTGGTGGAAGGATAAAGCTGAATCTATTGCTCTTTCAAATGTTTGGCTGGCAGGGTTCATCTTAGTTCCATTCCATATCTGGCAAGAGCAGAACTTGAGGCATTTTGAAGGTCAAGGTAACCTCTCTAGTACTGTTATGCGCCTCATCAAATTTGACCTTAGGGATGCTTCATCTTTCATGCATTGCAAAATTAGATCTTTTCAAGATTTGAGGATAGCACGTGAAATTGGAGTCTCTTTCCCGAATGCACAATCCAACCATATTATTGAAATTTTGTGGAGGAAACCGGAAAATATTTGGACAAAACTCAACATTGATGGTTGTTCCTTGGGAAACCGGGGTCACTCAAGTGCTGCAGGTATCTTTCGGAACTACCAGGGTCATCCAACAGGTAGCTTTTCTCACTATTTGGGGATCTCTACAAACTTTCTTGCTGAGTTTTCAGCTTTCTTTATTGGTGTTCAAATggcaagaggaaaaaaaatacaatttctTTGGATTGAGTGTGATGTTGAAGTTGTGGTTACATCTATCAAGAACGGAAATACTCTGTGGAAGTTCAAACAAAATTGGTTTGGTGTAGTTAGCGACCTTCAAGCTATAACGTGGAAAATCACCCATAGTTACAGAGAGGTTAACACAATTGCAGATCTTCTAGCCAAGAGGATTGCTTTTACTCAGGTTTCTCACTTTTGGGTTGAATCTCCTATTTTTGTTCATCATGAGATTGAATGGGACTTGCAGGAAAGGAGTCGCTTCCGATTTGTTCATAGTTGA
- the LOC122670713 gene encoding protein LIGHT-DEPENDENT SHORT HYPOCOTYLS 6-like has translation MDSTSGGGGGGASEPNSGEGPSGTGGGVGDGSSAAPPSRYESQKRRDWNTFLQYLKNHKPPLSLARCSGAHVIEFLKYLDQFGKTKVHLSGCAYFGHPNPPVPCACPLRQAWGSLDALIGRLRAAYEENGGRPESNPFGARAVRIYLREVREGQAKARGIPYEKKKRKRPTTAATTATVANASTAAAEDGTSGGGGSSEAGAAPTVAIAPSSTSV, from the coding sequence atggatTCGACatcaggtggtggtggtggaggtgcatCGGAGCCTAACTCAGGTGAGGGTCCTTCCGGAACAGGCGGTGGAGTAGGAGACGGATCGTCGGCAGCGCCACCGAGTCGTTACGAGTCACAGAAAAGGAGAGACTGGAACACCTTCTTACAGTACCTCAAGAACCACAAACCACCTTTATCGCTCGCAAGGTGCAGTGGAGCACACGTAATCGAGTTCCTCAAATACTTGGATCAGTTCGGGAAGACGAAGGTGCACCTCTCTGGTTGTGCTTATTTCGGTCACCCAAACCCACCTGTTCCATGCGCGTGTCCTCTTAGACAGGCATGGGGGAGTCTCGACGCGCTCATCGGACGGCTTAGAGCGGCTTACGAGGAAAACGGTGGACGTCCTGAGTCGAATCCGTTTGGGGCTAGGGCTGTGAGAATTTATCTGAGGGAAGTGAGAGAAGGACAAGCCAAAGCTAGAGGGATTCCTTATGAGAAGAAGAAACGAAAGCGACCTACCACGGCGGCGACAACAGCAACGGTGGCTAATGCATCAACTGCAGCGGCGGAAGATGGtactagtggtggtggtggctctTCCGAAGCTGGGGCTGCTCCTACTGTTGCTATTGCTCCATCTTCTACTTCCGTATAG